A genomic segment from Legionella quinlivanii encodes:
- the rlmD gene encoding 23S rRNA (uracil(1939)-C(5))-methyltransferase RlmD: MTRKRKTLPVSSTAIIEKFSHDGRGIARINGKTTFIDGALPEETVSFEYLRTKKDYDEGRLVEVIKASVHRANPRCQHYQLCGGCSLQHLDEETQIQEKQTLLLDMFQRIGHCEPDELLEPLSAGSWNYRNKARLSVRYVHKKQAVLVGFREKNNPRYITEISHCPVLHKKVDDNIQALRQLMGSLESPEKIAQIEVAAGDEEVALILRNLDALSSQEEQQLKAFADASGFILYLQPGNSETVKRFYPESDDEFLHYELPEEGIRYQFHPTDFTQINARLNRLMISKALELLELNQEDTVLDLFCGLGNFSLPIAKRCRMVIGFEGSETMVERAAMNARINQLDNLQFYADNLDEPDVLAKFNLPGISKMLIDPPRSGALEIMRQIDKLKPERIIYVSCNPATLARDSDILVNQKGYRFIAAGVMDMFPHTSHVESIAVFQKEK, encoded by the coding sequence ATGACAAGAAAACGCAAAACTCTACCTGTTTCAAGCACTGCTATTATCGAGAAATTCAGTCATGATGGACGTGGAATCGCTCGTATCAATGGTAAAACAACATTTATTGATGGTGCATTACCTGAGGAAACCGTTTCATTTGAGTACCTGCGGACTAAAAAGGATTATGACGAGGGAAGACTCGTTGAGGTGATTAAAGCTTCAGTTCATCGGGCAAACCCGCGCTGTCAGCATTATCAGCTTTGCGGCGGCTGCTCCTTACAGCATTTGGATGAAGAGACGCAAATTCAGGAGAAGCAAACCCTGCTGTTGGATATGTTCCAGCGAATTGGCCATTGCGAGCCAGACGAGCTCCTTGAGCCGCTAAGTGCTGGCAGTTGGAATTACAGAAATAAAGCCCGTTTGAGTGTTCGTTATGTGCATAAAAAGCAAGCCGTTCTGGTTGGTTTTCGAGAAAAAAATAATCCTCGCTATATCACAGAAATCAGCCATTGCCCGGTCTTGCATAAAAAAGTGGATGATAACATTCAGGCTTTGCGCCAATTGATGGGTTCTTTAGAGTCGCCTGAAAAGATAGCACAGATTGAGGTGGCGGCAGGCGATGAAGAAGTGGCTTTAATTTTACGAAATCTGGATGCATTATCCAGTCAGGAAGAACAGCAATTGAAGGCATTTGCCGATGCCAGCGGCTTTATCTTATATCTTCAGCCCGGTAACAGTGAAACTGTAAAACGTTTCTACCCGGAATCAGATGATGAGTTTCTGCACTATGAATTACCTGAGGAGGGCATTCGCTATCAATTTCACCCCACTGATTTCACTCAGATCAATGCGAGATTAAATCGACTTATGATTTCAAAAGCTTTAGAATTATTGGAATTAAATCAAGAGGATACAGTTCTTGATCTGTTTTGCGGACTGGGGAATTTCTCATTACCCATTGCCAAACGATGCCGCATGGTGATTGGTTTTGAAGGAAGTGAAACGATGGTTGAGCGCGCAGCGATGAATGCCAGGATTAATCAGCTGGATAATCTGCAATTTTATGCCGACAATCTTGATGAGCCAGATGTTCTGGCTAAATTTAATCTTCCAGGCATCAGTAAAATGTTAATTGATCCTCCGCGTTCAGGAGCACTGGAAATTATGCGGCAAATCGATAAACTTAAACCAGAGCGTATTATTTATGTTTCCTGTAATCCAGCCACTCTGGCTCGTGATAGCGATATTCTGGTTAATCAGAAGGGGTATCGTTTCATCGCTGCAGGGGTTATGGATATGTTTCCTCACACGTCTCATGTAGAATCGATTGCGGTGTTTCAGAAGGAAAAGTAG
- the rluB gene encoding 23S rRNA pseudouridine(2605) synthase RluB: protein MMKERLQKILSQAGLGSRREMEKWIEQGLVSVNGQVAKIGESAGPEDKIAVKGKLIVNPLKHKVKTRVLIYHKPVGEISSRRDPKHSKTVFDQLPHLKEGRWVQVGRLDINTSGLLIFTNNGELANHLMHPKQQLEREYAVRVHGQVSDEIVSNLLKGVTLDDGFAKFKKVEYRGGEGANAWYHVTLTEGRNREVRRLWQSQGVEVSRLIRIRYGRITMPRSLARGDCQELSDKEVHSFLSSVGMNDA, encoded by the coding sequence ATTATGAAAGAACGTTTACAAAAGATATTAAGCCAGGCAGGCTTAGGCTCGCGCAGGGAAATGGAGAAGTGGATTGAGCAGGGTTTAGTTTCAGTGAATGGACAAGTGGCCAAAATAGGAGAATCGGCTGGTCCGGAAGATAAAATTGCGGTAAAAGGCAAACTTATAGTAAACCCTCTTAAGCATAAGGTTAAAACTCGGGTGCTTATCTATCATAAGCCAGTCGGTGAAATTTCCAGCCGCCGCGATCCCAAACATAGCAAGACCGTTTTTGATCAGTTGCCTCATTTAAAAGAAGGCCGCTGGGTTCAGGTCGGTCGTTTGGATATTAATACCTCGGGTTTGCTTATATTTACGAATAATGGCGAATTGGCAAATCATCTGATGCACCCCAAACAACAACTTGAGAGAGAGTATGCTGTTCGTGTACATGGTCAGGTCAGTGATGAAATTGTGAGCAACCTTTTAAAGGGTGTTACTCTGGATGATGGTTTCGCCAAATTCAAAAAAGTGGAATACCGGGGCGGTGAGGGGGCGAATGCCTGGTATCATGTCACGCTGACTGAAGGACGAAATCGTGAAGTCAGACGCCTTTGGCAATCGCAAGGTGTTGAAGTGAGCCGCTTAATTCGCATCCGTTATGGTCGAATTACCATGCCAAGATCGCTGGCCAGAGGCGATTGTCAGGAGTTGTCCGATAAGGAAGTGCATTCCTTTTTATCATCAGTAGGCATGAACGACGCATAA
- the scpB gene encoding SMC-Scp complex subunit ScpB: MDEINLRGILEALLMSSESPLTIEQLQSVFDECPPEKEIIKQELANLARQYNNTGIELKQLASGFCIQTRAKYSYWVNRLNAEKPVKYSRALLETLAIIAYRQPVTRADIEEIRGVAVSTAIIKTLLERNWIRAAGYRDVPGRPAVYITTKFFLDYFNLSSIHQLPPLPRFEDMPSGKTEQSVDAKEECVEL, from the coding sequence ATGGATGAAATTAACTTAAGAGGAATCCTGGAAGCTTTATTAATGAGTTCAGAAAGTCCATTGACTATTGAACAATTGCAATCGGTATTTGATGAGTGTCCTCCGGAAAAAGAAATAATCAAGCAGGAGCTTGCGAATCTCGCCCGGCAGTATAATAACACTGGTATTGAGTTAAAGCAGTTAGCCAGTGGTTTTTGTATACAGACACGAGCTAAATACAGTTACTGGGTTAATCGGCTTAATGCCGAAAAACCGGTAAAATATTCGCGAGCCTTGCTGGAAACACTCGCCATTATTGCCTATCGCCAGCCGGTTACACGCGCTGATATCGAAGAGATCCGCGGGGTTGCAGTAAGTACCGCAATCATCAAAACCCTGTTAGAGCGCAACTGGATACGGGCAGCGGGTTATCGGGATGTTCCCGGAAGGCCAGCCGTGTATATTACGACCAAATTTTTTTTGGATTATTTTAATTTATCATCAATCCATCAGCTGCCGCCGCTTCCTCGTTTTGAGGATATGCCTTCAGGCAAAACCGAGCAGTCTGTCGATGCAAAAGAAGAGTGTGTTGAATTATGA